A single Hippocampus zosterae strain Florida chromosome 17, ASM2543408v3, whole genome shotgun sequence DNA region contains:
- the spag9a gene encoding sperm associated antigen 9a isoform X5: MELEDGVVYQDDPGTSAMMSERVSGLANSIYREFERLIGKYDEDVVKELMPLVVAVLENLDAVFAENQEHEVELELLKEDNEQLITQYEREKALRKHAEEKFIEFEDTHEQEKKDLQSHVDRMESHSRQLELKIKNHADQIGRLEEREVDLKKEYNSLHQRHTEMIHNYMEHVERIKMQQGGETSEPSSGGRVRRERPLSLGIFPTSAGGALPIADSQSRAETPSAEGWRLGDTTHTRSNTSLQQDFANPPRERGGKSAQDSTWGSSLADDCKDEMSDLTGCKSATLTPTSASDFGRDDGNSKSTEVQAAPGTRSVSVGLPDNEDDGSDVQDIIESTPELDMDLAGYKKCSTPIKGIENKAFDRNTDSLFEELSSAGTGLIGDVDEGADLLGMGREVENLILENSQLLERKNALNVVNKDLILKVDELTCEKEMLQDELEAVRQAKTKMEDKSRELEEELKKVRLEMEEALQKTKEEEDSDVPTAQRKRFTRVEMARVLMERNQYKERLMELQEAVRWTEMIRASRENPSLAEKKKSSIWQFFSRLFSSSSSAPAVKKMEPQSNVKYNAPGGMVKRSSTFSQFPTEKSKTFDFLNDEKDQCSSPSRKEQKRAQYRQVKAHMQKEDGRVTAHGWSLPSKFKGANGGQTENKINLPVPVYLRPLEQKDASLKLWCAAGVNLSGGRASHPPSELAKQMKGSQGSLNHLEQENKDQEKVEELILQDESSSRVWLCASAHSSTKVLVVDAAQPSDLVDSFYACNTHVVCIASVPGVSESDYPAGEEVPQDADANQGDVVSLAGSVASVGSTGSDGTLAAEGATAIPQTASAGGLEQPAEHSAIPGSAELSRQTSPADVPTAEEATEATEANADGCEEGEGDQGPEQNQPGIYTEHVFTDPLGVGPNESSPTYVQRGSVTTLPDDSDPSALEVKRMSSALPTMWLGAQNGCLYVHSSVARWRKCLHAIKLKDSILSIVHVKGRVLVALADGTLAIFHRGIDGQWDLTNYHLLDLGRPHHSIRCMTVVHDKVWCGYRNKIYVIQPKAMRIEKSFDAHPRKESQVRQLAWVGDGIWVSIRLDSTLRLFHAHTFQHLQDVDIEPYVSKMLGTGKLGFSFVRITALVVSCSRLWVGTGNGVIISIPLSEANKTSAPVPNWPGGAVRVYSDDSAEGALPSSFVPYCSMAHAQLCFHGHRDAVKFFVTVPGQAMPPPGSADSGSDDPPSESSDTAASEPKTYLVMSGGEGYIDFRMGDENAELDGTSEPTSGQRSAPTKAERSHLIVWQVATSHD, translated from the exons ATGGAGCTGGAAGACGGAGTTGTGTACCAGGACGACCCGGGGACATCAGCGATGATGTCAGAGCGGGTATCGGGCCTGGCTAACTCCATTTACCGCGAGTTCGAGAGGCTCATCGGGAAATACGACGAGGACGTGGTGAAGGAGCTCATGCCGCTGGTGGTGGCGGTCCTGGAGAACCTCGACGCGGTGTTCGCGGAGAATCAGGAGCATGAAGTGGAACTGGAACTGCTCAAGGAGGACAACGAGCAGCTTATTACCCAGTACGAGCGCGAGAAAGCGCTCAGGAAACACGCGGAGGAG AAGTTCATTGAGTTTGAGGACACGCACGAACAGGAGAAGAAGGACCTGCAGAGCCATGTGGACAGAATGGAATCCCACTCACGGCAACTTGAACTCAAGATCAAGAACCACGCTGACCAGA TCGGCAGGTTAGAAGAGCGAGAGGTGGACCTGAAGAAGGAATACAACTCCCTCCATCAAAGGCACACGGAG ATGATCCATAATTATATGGAGCACGTAGAGCGCATCAAAATGCAGCAAGGCGGCGAGACGTCCGAACCGAGCAGCGGCGGCCGAGTCCG GAGAGAGCGTCCGCTTTCTTTGGGCATCTTCCCAACGTCCGCCGGCGGGGCTCTGCCCATTGCCGACTCGCAGAGCCGTGCGGAGACGCCGAGCGCGGAGGGATGGAGGCTCGGCGACACGACGCACACTCGCTCCAACACCAGCCTGCAG CAGGACTTTGCCAACCCCCCAAGAGAAAGGGGGGGTAAGAGCGCGCAAGACTCTACTTGGGGGAGTTCACTGGCTGACGACTGCAAG GACGAAATGTCGGATTTGACCGGCTGCAAGTCTGCCACTTTGACGCCCACTTCGGCCTCCGATTTTGGGAGGGATGACGGGAACAGTAAGAGCACAGAGGTACAAGCCGCACCAGGGACCAGATCTGTATCAGTCG GTTTGCCTGATAATGAAGACGACGGCTCGGACGTGCAGGACATCATCGAGTCCACGCCTGAGCTGGACATGGATCTGGCCGGCTACAAGAAATGCAG TACGCCGATCAAAGGCATTGAGAACAAGGCCTTTGATCGGAACACGGACTCCCTTTTCGAGGAGCTGTCGTCTGCGGGCACGGGGCTCATCGGGGACGTGGACGAAGGTGCCGACCTACTGG ggaTGGGCCGGGAAGTGGAAAATCTCATTCTGGAGAACTCACAGCTGCTTGAAAGAAA GAATGCCCTGAACGTGGTGAATAAAGACTTGATTTTGAAAGTGGATGAGTTGACGTGCGAGAAGGAGATGCTGCAGGACGAGCTGGAGGCCGTGCGGCAGGCCAAGACAAAGATGGAGGACAAAAGCCGAGAGTTGGAGGAGGAACTGAAAAA AGTGCGACTCGAGATGGAGGAGGCGCTCCAGAAaacgaaagaagaagaagac AGCGACGTACCCACGGCTCAGCGGAAGCGCTTCACCAGGGTGGAAATGGCCCGAGTGTTGATGGAAAGGAATCAGTACAAAGAGAGGCTGATGGAGCTGCAGGAAGCCGTGCGGTGGACGGAGATGATTCG GGCCTCCAGGGAAAATCCGTCTCTTGCGGAAAAGAAGAAATCCAGCATCTGGCAGTT CTTCAGCAGACTTTTTagctcctcctccagcgccCCCGCCGTCAAGAAGATGGAGCCGCAGTCTAACGTCAAATACAACGCTCCGGGCGGCATGGTGAAACGGAGCAGCACTTTCTCCCAGTTCCCCACGGAGAAGTCCAAAACGTTTGACTTCCTCAATGACGA AAAAGACCAATGCAGCTCCCCTTCGCGCAAGGAGCAGAAGCGAGCCCAGTACAGGCAGGTGAAAGCTCACATGCAGAAGGAGGACGGTCGGGTCACCGCGCACGGGTGGAGCCTGCCGAGCAAGTTCAAG GGGGCCAACGGTGGACAAACGGAGAACAAAATCAACCTGCCCGTGCCCGTCTATTTGAGACCCCTGGAGCAGAAAGATGCGTCTTTGAAG TTGTGGTGCGCGGCGGGCGTCAATCTCTCCGGGGGGAGGGCGTCGCACCCGCCGTCTGAGCTCGCAAAGCAGATGAAGGGATCGCAGGGTAGCCTGAACCATTTGGAGCAAGAGAACAAG GATCAAGAGAAAGTCGAGGAGCTGATCCTTCAGGACGAATCGTCGAGTCGGGTGTGGTTGTGCGCCAGCGCCCACTCCTCCACCAAGGTCTTGGTGGTGGATGCTGCCCAACCGTCTGACCTTGTCGACAGCTTCTACGCCTGCAACACGCACGTCGTTTGCATCGCCAGTGTTCCAG GTGTGTCAGAGTCCGATTATCCCGCCGGTGAGGAAGTACCTCAAGACGCGGATGCCAATCAGGGCGATGTGGTCTCCCTGGCTGGCAGCGTGGCCAGCGTGGGCTCGACGGGCAGCGACGGCACCCTGGCAGCTGAGGGCGCCACCGCCATACCCCAGACGGCCAGCGCAGGGGGCCTCGAGCAGCCGGCGGAGCACAGCGCCATCCCCGGCTCAG CCGAGCTGTCCAGGCAGACGAGCCCGGCGGATGTTCCCACGGCGGAAGAGGCGACGGAAGCAACGGAGGCAAACGCCGACGGGTGCGAAGAGGGCGAGGGGGACCAGGGACCCGAGCAAAATCAGCCCGGGATCTACACGGAGCACGTTTTCACCGACCCACTGGGGGTGGGGCCTAACGAGTCTTCTCCTACCTACGTCCAAAG GGGCTCCGTGACAACCTTGCCGGACGACTCTGACCCCTCGGCTCTGGAAGTCAAGAGGATGAGCAGTGCCCTCCCCACTATGTGGCTTGGCGCTCAGAATGGGTG TCTGTACGTCCACTCATCTGTGGCGCGATGGAGAAAGTGTCTTCATGCCATCAAGCTTAAAGACTCCATCCTCAGCATCGT GCACGTTAAAGGTCGAGTCCTGGTAGCACTGGCGGATGGAACCTTAGCAATTTTCCACAGAGGCATCG acGGCCAGTGGGACCTTACCAACTACCACCTGTTGGATCTGGGACGACCCCACCACTCAATCCGCTGCATGACTGTAGTTCACGATAAGGTGTGGTGCGGCTACAGGAACAAGATCTACGTCATCCAGCCTAAAGCCATGAGGATAGAG AAGTCGTTCGACGCACACCCGCGCAAGGAGAGTCAGGTTCGGCAGCTCGCCTGGGTTGGAGACGGCATCTGGGTGTCCATCCGACTGGATTCCACACTTCGATTGTTTCATGCCCACACCTTCCAGCACCTCCAGGATGTGGATATTGAGCCCTACGTCAGCAAAATGCTAG GCACGGGTAAACTGGGTTTCTCCTTTGTGAGAATCACAGCTTTGGTGGTCTCCTGCAGCAGACTTTGGGTGGGGACTGGAAATGGCGTCATCATTTCCATCCCGCTGTCCGAAG CCAACAAGACATCCGCACCGGTGCCAAATTGGCCCGGCGGCGCCGTACGGGTTTACAGTGACGACAGCGCGGAGGGCGCACTGCCATCCAGCTTCGTGCCGTACTGCTCCATGGCGCACGCCCAGCTCTGTTTCCATGGACATCGAGATGCTGTCAAATTCTTTGTCACCGTGCCAG GTCAGGCAATGCCACCTCCCGGAAGTGCTGATTCGGGCTCCGACGACCCCCCGTCTGAATCCTCGGACACAGCCGCGTCAGAGCCCAAAACGTACCTGGTGATGAGTGGAGGAGAAGGCTACATTGACTTCAGAATGG GTGACGAGAACGCAGAGCTGGACGGCACATCCGAGCCGACGTCGGGCCAACGGTCGGCGCCGACCAAGGCCGAGCGGAGTCACCTCATCGTCTGGCAGGTGGCCACTTCTCATGATTGA
- the spag9a gene encoding sperm associated antigen 9a isoform X4 codes for MELEDGVVYQDDPGTSAMMSERVSGLANSIYREFERLIGKYDEDVVKELMPLVVAVLENLDAVFAENQEHEVELELLKEDNEQLITQYEREKALRKHAEEKFIEFEDTHEQEKKDLQSHVDRMESHSRQLELKIKNHADQIGRLEEREVDLKKEYNSLHQRHTEMIHNYMEHVERIKMQQGGETSEPSSGGRVRRERPLSLGIFPTSAGGALPIADSQSRAETPSAEGWRLGDTTHTRSNTSLQQDFANPPRERGGKSAQDSTWGSSLADDCKDEMSDLTGCKSATLTPTSASDFGRDDGNSKSTEVQAAPGTRSVSVGLPDNEDDGSDVQDIIESTPELDMDLAGYKKCSTPIKGIENKAFDRNTDSLFEELSSAGTGLIGDVDEGADLLGMGREVENLILENSQLLERKNALNVVNKDLILKVDELTCEKEMLQDELEAVRQAKTKMEDKSRELEEELKKVRLEMEEALQKTKEEEDSDVPTAQRKRFTRVEMARVLMERNQYKERLMELQEAVRWTEMIRASRENPSLAEKKKSSIWQFFSRLFSSSSSAPAVKKMEPQSNVKYNAPGGMVKRSSTFSQFPTEKSKTFDFLNDEKDQCSSPSRKEQKRAQYRQVKAHMQKEDGRVTAHGWSLPSKFKGANGGQTENKINLPVPVYLRPLEQKDASLKLWCAAGVNLSGGRASHPPSELAKQMKGSQGSLNHLEQENKVRDQEKVEELILQDESSSRVWLCASAHSSTKVLVVDAAQPSDLVDSFYACNTHVVCIASVPGVSESDYPAGEEVPQDADANQGDVVSLAGSVASVGSTGSDGTLAAEGATAIPQTASAGGLEQPAEHSAIPGSAELSRQTSPADVPTAEEATEATEANADGCEEGEGDQGPEQNQPGIYTEHVFTDPLGVGPNESSPTYVQRGSVTTLPDDSDPSALEVKRMSSALPTMWLGAQNGCLYVHSSVARWRKCLHAIKLKDSILSIVHVKGRVLVALADGTLAIFHRGIDGQWDLTNYHLLDLGRPHHSIRCMTVVHDKVWCGYRNKIYVIQPKAMRIEKSFDAHPRKESQVRQLAWVGDGIWVSIRLDSTLRLFHAHTFQHLQDVDIEPYVSKMLGTGKLGFSFVRITALVVSCSRLWVGTGNGVIISIPLSEANKTSAPVPNWPGGAVRVYSDDSAEGALPSSFVPYCSMAHAQLCFHGHRDAVKFFVTVPGQAMPPPGSADSGSDDPPSESSDTAASEPKTYLVMSGGEGYIDFRMGDENAELDGTSEPTSGQRSAPTKAERSHLIVWQVATSHD; via the exons ATGGAGCTGGAAGACGGAGTTGTGTACCAGGACGACCCGGGGACATCAGCGATGATGTCAGAGCGGGTATCGGGCCTGGCTAACTCCATTTACCGCGAGTTCGAGAGGCTCATCGGGAAATACGACGAGGACGTGGTGAAGGAGCTCATGCCGCTGGTGGTGGCGGTCCTGGAGAACCTCGACGCGGTGTTCGCGGAGAATCAGGAGCATGAAGTGGAACTGGAACTGCTCAAGGAGGACAACGAGCAGCTTATTACCCAGTACGAGCGCGAGAAAGCGCTCAGGAAACACGCGGAGGAG AAGTTCATTGAGTTTGAGGACACGCACGAACAGGAGAAGAAGGACCTGCAGAGCCATGTGGACAGAATGGAATCCCACTCACGGCAACTTGAACTCAAGATCAAGAACCACGCTGACCAGA TCGGCAGGTTAGAAGAGCGAGAGGTGGACCTGAAGAAGGAATACAACTCCCTCCATCAAAGGCACACGGAG ATGATCCATAATTATATGGAGCACGTAGAGCGCATCAAAATGCAGCAAGGCGGCGAGACGTCCGAACCGAGCAGCGGCGGCCGAGTCCG GAGAGAGCGTCCGCTTTCTTTGGGCATCTTCCCAACGTCCGCCGGCGGGGCTCTGCCCATTGCCGACTCGCAGAGCCGTGCGGAGACGCCGAGCGCGGAGGGATGGAGGCTCGGCGACACGACGCACACTCGCTCCAACACCAGCCTGCAG CAGGACTTTGCCAACCCCCCAAGAGAAAGGGGGGGTAAGAGCGCGCAAGACTCTACTTGGGGGAGTTCACTGGCTGACGACTGCAAG GACGAAATGTCGGATTTGACCGGCTGCAAGTCTGCCACTTTGACGCCCACTTCGGCCTCCGATTTTGGGAGGGATGACGGGAACAGTAAGAGCACAGAGGTACAAGCCGCACCAGGGACCAGATCTGTATCAGTCG GTTTGCCTGATAATGAAGACGACGGCTCGGACGTGCAGGACATCATCGAGTCCACGCCTGAGCTGGACATGGATCTGGCCGGCTACAAGAAATGCAG TACGCCGATCAAAGGCATTGAGAACAAGGCCTTTGATCGGAACACGGACTCCCTTTTCGAGGAGCTGTCGTCTGCGGGCACGGGGCTCATCGGGGACGTGGACGAAGGTGCCGACCTACTGG ggaTGGGCCGGGAAGTGGAAAATCTCATTCTGGAGAACTCACAGCTGCTTGAAAGAAA GAATGCCCTGAACGTGGTGAATAAAGACTTGATTTTGAAAGTGGATGAGTTGACGTGCGAGAAGGAGATGCTGCAGGACGAGCTGGAGGCCGTGCGGCAGGCCAAGACAAAGATGGAGGACAAAAGCCGAGAGTTGGAGGAGGAACTGAAAAA AGTGCGACTCGAGATGGAGGAGGCGCTCCAGAAaacgaaagaagaagaagac AGCGACGTACCCACGGCTCAGCGGAAGCGCTTCACCAGGGTGGAAATGGCCCGAGTGTTGATGGAAAGGAATCAGTACAAAGAGAGGCTGATGGAGCTGCAGGAAGCCGTGCGGTGGACGGAGATGATTCG GGCCTCCAGGGAAAATCCGTCTCTTGCGGAAAAGAAGAAATCCAGCATCTGGCAGTT CTTCAGCAGACTTTTTagctcctcctccagcgccCCCGCCGTCAAGAAGATGGAGCCGCAGTCTAACGTCAAATACAACGCTCCGGGCGGCATGGTGAAACGGAGCAGCACTTTCTCCCAGTTCCCCACGGAGAAGTCCAAAACGTTTGACTTCCTCAATGACGA AAAAGACCAATGCAGCTCCCCTTCGCGCAAGGAGCAGAAGCGAGCCCAGTACAGGCAGGTGAAAGCTCACATGCAGAAGGAGGACGGTCGGGTCACCGCGCACGGGTGGAGCCTGCCGAGCAAGTTCAAG GGGGCCAACGGTGGACAAACGGAGAACAAAATCAACCTGCCCGTGCCCGTCTATTTGAGACCCCTGGAGCAGAAAGATGCGTCTTTGAAG TTGTGGTGCGCGGCGGGCGTCAATCTCTCCGGGGGGAGGGCGTCGCACCCGCCGTCTGAGCTCGCAAAGCAGATGAAGGGATCGCAGGGTAGCCTGAACCATTTGGAGCAAGAGAACAAGGTCAGG GATCAAGAGAAAGTCGAGGAGCTGATCCTTCAGGACGAATCGTCGAGTCGGGTGTGGTTGTGCGCCAGCGCCCACTCCTCCACCAAGGTCTTGGTGGTGGATGCTGCCCAACCGTCTGACCTTGTCGACAGCTTCTACGCCTGCAACACGCACGTCGTTTGCATCGCCAGTGTTCCAG GTGTGTCAGAGTCCGATTATCCCGCCGGTGAGGAAGTACCTCAAGACGCGGATGCCAATCAGGGCGATGTGGTCTCCCTGGCTGGCAGCGTGGCCAGCGTGGGCTCGACGGGCAGCGACGGCACCCTGGCAGCTGAGGGCGCCACCGCCATACCCCAGACGGCCAGCGCAGGGGGCCTCGAGCAGCCGGCGGAGCACAGCGCCATCCCCGGCTCAG CCGAGCTGTCCAGGCAGACGAGCCCGGCGGATGTTCCCACGGCGGAAGAGGCGACGGAAGCAACGGAGGCAAACGCCGACGGGTGCGAAGAGGGCGAGGGGGACCAGGGACCCGAGCAAAATCAGCCCGGGATCTACACGGAGCACGTTTTCACCGACCCACTGGGGGTGGGGCCTAACGAGTCTTCTCCTACCTACGTCCAAAG GGGCTCCGTGACAACCTTGCCGGACGACTCTGACCCCTCGGCTCTGGAAGTCAAGAGGATGAGCAGTGCCCTCCCCACTATGTGGCTTGGCGCTCAGAATGGGTG TCTGTACGTCCACTCATCTGTGGCGCGATGGAGAAAGTGTCTTCATGCCATCAAGCTTAAAGACTCCATCCTCAGCATCGT GCACGTTAAAGGTCGAGTCCTGGTAGCACTGGCGGATGGAACCTTAGCAATTTTCCACAGAGGCATCG acGGCCAGTGGGACCTTACCAACTACCACCTGTTGGATCTGGGACGACCCCACCACTCAATCCGCTGCATGACTGTAGTTCACGATAAGGTGTGGTGCGGCTACAGGAACAAGATCTACGTCATCCAGCCTAAAGCCATGAGGATAGAG AAGTCGTTCGACGCACACCCGCGCAAGGAGAGTCAGGTTCGGCAGCTCGCCTGGGTTGGAGACGGCATCTGGGTGTCCATCCGACTGGATTCCACACTTCGATTGTTTCATGCCCACACCTTCCAGCACCTCCAGGATGTGGATATTGAGCCCTACGTCAGCAAAATGCTAG GCACGGGTAAACTGGGTTTCTCCTTTGTGAGAATCACAGCTTTGGTGGTCTCCTGCAGCAGACTTTGGGTGGGGACTGGAAATGGCGTCATCATTTCCATCCCGCTGTCCGAAG CCAACAAGACATCCGCACCGGTGCCAAATTGGCCCGGCGGCGCCGTACGGGTTTACAGTGACGACAGCGCGGAGGGCGCACTGCCATCCAGCTTCGTGCCGTACTGCTCCATGGCGCACGCCCAGCTCTGTTTCCATGGACATCGAGATGCTGTCAAATTCTTTGTCACCGTGCCAG GTCAGGCAATGCCACCTCCCGGAAGTGCTGATTCGGGCTCCGACGACCCCCCGTCTGAATCCTCGGACACAGCCGCGTCAGAGCCCAAAACGTACCTGGTGATGAGTGGAGGAGAAGGCTACATTGACTTCAGAATGG GTGACGAGAACGCAGAGCTGGACGGCACATCCGAGCCGACGTCGGGCCAACGGTCGGCGCCGACCAAGGCCGAGCGGAGTCACCTCATCGTCTGGCAGGTGGCCACTTCTCATGATTGA